One genomic region from Rosa rugosa chromosome 1, drRosRugo1.1, whole genome shotgun sequence encodes:
- the LOC133726268 gene encoding uncharacterized protein LOC133726268, producing the protein MTTIVPTSEEDPALAVVRYASEQAWADAGAEVADEHVKRLCDEAIQCVKNARWFDLVSLMLTSADVILSKVSDKDLECIFTVICNVVTNSESLDEIRQMAELISGKVTQQPSDKPASRLKILFNLYNLLEDPYSRFAVYLSALNLAINGKVTEHVLPSFKQIDSFLKEWNIGVSDQRVLFLTISNVLKEHKSLAKESFKFLTKYLATFSGEDAHVLSQAKDEAVRTIVEFVKTPDMFQCDLLDMPAVAQLEKDGKHALAYQLLRVFLTQRLDAYLEFQAANSSLLQSYGLVHEDCITKMRLISLMDLGSDESGQIPYSLIRDTLQINDDEVEPWVVKAITAKLLDCKMDQMNEVVIVTRSTQRVFGKEQWHTLKTKLASWRGNIAHVISTVQANRPAEDGAQATQGLVR; encoded by the exons ATGACGACGATAGTCCCGACCTCCGAGGAAGATCCGGCTCTCGCCGTCGTCCGATACGCCTCCGAGCAAGCCTGGGCCGACGCCGGCGCTGAG GTTGCGGACGAGCATGTTAAAAGACTCTGTGACGAAGCCATACAATGTGTGAAAAATGCCAGGTGGTTCGATTTGGTGTCACTTATGCTAACTTCAGCTGATGTGATACTATCAAAGGTCTCAGACAAAG ATCTTGAGTGCATCTTCACTGTTATCTGCAATGTTGTTACAAATTCTGAAAGTCTAGATGAAATACGTCAGATGGCAGAACTTATATCTGGAAAGGTTACACAGCAACCAAGTGACAAACCTGCATCGCGCTTAAAGAT TTTGTTCAATCTGTACAACCTACTGGAGGACCCATATAGTCGGTTCGCTGTTTACTTGAGCGCTCTAAATTTGGCCATCAATGGAAAGGTCACTGAGCATGTCCTCCCTTCATTCAAACAGATAGATAGTTTCTTGAAAGAGTGGAATATTGGGGTCTCGGACCAGAGGGTGCTATTTCTTACCATATCTAATGTTTTAAAAGAACATAAAAG CTTGGCAAAGGAGTCTTTCAAGTTCCTAACTAAATACTTGGCAACATTTTCTGGCGAAGATGCACATGTTTTGAGCCAAGCCAAGGATGAGGCTGTTCGCACAATTGTGGAATTTGTGAAGACACCAGACATGTTTCAG TGTGATTTGCTAGATATGCCTGCTGTAGCGCAGTTGGAGAAGGATGGTAAACATGCATTGGCATATCAGCTTTTGAGGGTATTTTTGACCCAGAGGCTGGATGCATACTTGGAGTTTCAGGCAGCAAATTCTAGTCTGCTACAAAGCTACG GTCTGGTCCATGAAGATTGTATTACTAAGATGAGGTTGATTTCATTGATGGATCTTGGCTCTGACGAATCGGGACAAATTCCTTATAGTCTCATCAGAGATACACTTCAG ATTAATGATGATGAAGTGGAACCTTGGGTGGTTAAGGCTATAACAGCCAAGTTATTGGACTGTAAGATGGACCAGATGAATGAAGTTGTAATTGTAAC CCGCTCTACTCAGCGTGTGTTTGGCAAGGAGCAATGGCATACCCTTAAGACAAAGCTAGCATCTTGGAGG GGCAATATTGCACATGTCATCAGCACTGTTCAAGCTAACAGGCCCGCTGAAGATGGTGCCCAGGCAACTCAAGGCTTGGTTCGTTAG